GAATTTAACTACTGATATTTTAAAAGCTCTTAATGTTGAACCAATTTTACAAGTATCAAATATAAATATTCCAAAGCTTGTTGCAAAAGAATTAAATATTGATATTGATTTATTTAAAAATGGTGAAATAGCATCACTATTTAAATTAAAATGTGATTGGTTAAACAAATTAATAAAAGTAAAAAGTATTGAAGACTTAGAAGGTATTGTAAATATTGTTCCTTCATCAATACAAGACCAATTAAAAAAACTATTAACTAGAGCTAAAGAAGTTAATTATTCAAATATGATTATTGCACCATTATATTATGGTTCATTGAAATATTATGATGGTATTTATTACAGAGTTATTAGTGATAATTTGACAGTGTGTAAAGGTGGAATGTACTCAAGCGAGGGTTCATGTTCATTAGGTTTTGCACTTTATACAGATAGTTTATTAAAAATTTTAGAGGATTAATATGAGTAAAGCAGATTTAATTGTAGGAATACAATGGGGTGACGAAGGTAAAGGTAAGATGGTTGATATGCTTGCCCAAAATTACGATATGGTTTGTAGAAGTCAAGGTGGTCACAATGCTGGACATACAATCTGGGTTGATGGTGTAAGATATGCACTTCATTTAATTCCATCTGGAGTTTTAAATCCTAAAGCTATTAATATTATTGGAAATGGAGTTGTATTATCTCCTGAATCAATTATTAAAGAAATGGAACAATTTGGTGATTTAACTGGAAGATTATTCATTTCAGATAAAGCACATTTAAATTTACCATACCATGCTTTAATTGATCAAGCAAAAGAGAGACTAAAAGGTGATAAGGCTATTGGTACAACTGGAAAAGGAATAGGACCTGCATATGCTGAGAAAATTTCTAGATCAGGATTTAGAGTAGGTGAGTTATTAAACCCTTCTAAATTAACGACTGCAATTTTAGAATACTTTGCACAAAACAGAGCAATTTTTGATGTATTAGAAATTGATACTCCAAAAGAAGATGAATTATTAGAATTATTAACTTCATATAAAGATGCATTAGCACCACTTATTGCAAACACAACAAATATGGTTTGGGATGCAATTGATGCTGATAAAAAAATATTATTAGAAGGTGCTCAAGGTACTTTACTTGATATTGACCATGGAACATATCCATATGTTACTTCTTCTTCAACTGTAAGTGCAGGTGCATGTACAGGTTTAGGAATTAGTCCAAAAGATATTGGAATGGTTACTGGAATTGTTAAAGCATATACAACAAGAGTAGGAAATGGACCTTTCCCATCAGAAGATTTTACAGACGAAGGTCAAAAAATTGCTGATATTGGAAAAGAAGTTGGAGTTACAACAGGTCGAGGTAGAAGATGTGGTTGGTTTGATGCAATTGCAGTAAAACACGCAGCTAGACTTAATGGTTGTGACCAGTTATCATTAATGAAATTAGATGTACTTGATGGTTTCCCAAAAATCAAAATATGTGTAGCATATGATTTAAATGGTGAAAGAATTGATTATATGCCATCTGATTTGGATAATGTAAAACCAATTTATGAAGAGTTTGACGGTTGGGATACACTTGTAGGTGCGAGAGATTATGATGCACTACCTGTTAATGCAAAAAAATATATTGAAAAAATTGAAGAAGTAACATCTGTTAAAGTAGGAATAGTTTCGACTTCACCAGAGAGAGCTGATACAATTATAAGGGGCTAATATCATGAGAATGAAGACACACCATACACCATATATTTCAAGAAGAATTACAAGAGATTTACTTACTTGCGAATTTGTTGAAATTAGAAAAGAAAAACATAGTATTGAAGCTCAAGTTGAAAGAATCTTAGATGAAGATATTGATAAAGAGTATGATTTAGACGAAAAAGTTGATAATATTCTTGATGAACAAGAAGAAGAAATAGAATTCCATAATGCTGATAGAAGACAGCTTTTTTGGATGACTAAAAAAAGATTAGCAAATGATTTTGGTGTAATATTAAATAATGAAGATAGATTTTCAGATATTGCACATCAAATTTTAGATTATTTATGGGATGAAGATTATATTCATTATAGATGTTCAGATAATCAAATTAAAAATGTAATTTTTGCTTCTATTGACCAATTTATGAAAGGTTTTGAAGAAGCAGATTCTGATGTATTAGCAAAACTTAAAACATATAAAAGAAAGCTAATACCGGGAACTGAAGATTATGACGTTGTTTATCATAGATTATATGAAGAAGAATTAATAAAAAGGGGATTGATTTAATATGCAAAAAGTATGGATATATTTAGAAAACGGAACATTTTTAGAAGCTAAGTCATTTGGAGCATCTGGAACATCTGTTGGTGAAATAGTTTTTAATACATCATTAACTGGTTACCAAGAAATTATTTCTGACCCATCTTACGCAGGACAATTTGTAACTTTTACTATGCCAGAAATTGGTAATGTTGGTGTTAATGCAAATGATATGGAAAGTAATACTTGTCACTGTAAAGGTGTATTAGTTAGAAATTACCATAATGATTATTCAAACTATAGAGGTGAAGATAATTTAGATTCATTATTAAAAGAACATAATGTTTTAGGTATTTGTTCTATTGATACAAGATATTTAACTAAAATGTTAAGAGATGAAGGAGCTATGATGATGATAGCTTCTACAGAAATATCTTCAAAAGAAGAACTAGCTAAACAATTAGCAGCATCTCCTAGAATTGAAGATATTAATTATATTGAACAAGTATCAACTAAAGAGCCTTATATTCATAAATTTGGAGCATGGAATCATCAAGAACTATCTTATAACAAAGCTGTTATGAGTGATAAAAAAGTTGTAGTAGTTGATTTTGGAGTTAAAAGAAATATCTTAAATGAATTAGTTGAGTCTGGTCTTGAAGTTGAAGTAATTCCATCTTCATTTAAAGCAGCTGATTTAATAGCAAGATTTGAAGCAAAAGAAATTGGTGGTATTTTCCTTTCAAATGGACCAGGTGATCCTTTAACACTAACAGAAGAAAAAAAGCAAGTTCAATTATTAATTGATGCTAATATTCCAATGTTTGCAATTTGTTTAGGTCATCAAATGTTATCAATTGCTCATGGTTTTGATACATACAAGTTAAAATTTGGACAACATGGTGGTAACCATCCTGTAGCAAATCCAGATAATGTAGTTGAAATAACTGCACAAAATCATAACTATAATGTTCCTGATAATATTATTGAAATAGCAGAAATAACACACCAAAATTTATTTGATAATACAATTGAAGGTGTAAAATATAAAAATAAAGAGATTTTCTCAGTGCAACATCACCCAGAAGCTAGTCCAGGGCCGCATGAGTCGAAGTATATCTTCAACGAATTCGCCAAGATTGTAAAATAAGTCATCTTATTTTTGCAATTTCTGCGTTAAAAGTCTAAATTCACGCGTCACGTACTTGATGTACGCTCCTTATGAATTTAGACTTTTGCCTTGAACTTACAAAAAACAATAACTTCTTTGACAATCTTTTATAAATTTTAAAGGTTGAAGTTTTTATGCAATAAAAAAGGGAAAGAGTAAAAACTCTTTCCCTTTTTTATTGCTTTGATTAAATGTAGGTTATATTTTATAATACATACATTGTTAATAACTGATATGTTCCTGATGTTGCAACACCTGCTGCAATTCCTGCAACGATATCATCACCCATAACTCCCCAGCCACCTTTTACATCTCTATCAATTCTTCCAATAACTGAAGGTTTCCAAATATCAAAGATTCTAAAGTATATAAATGCAAGTGGAGCCATTATGATCATGTTTTCTTGTGTAATTCCACAAATAGATATTGCAATCCACATCCCTGCTAATTCATCAATTACAATCTCTTTTCCATCATGTTGTCCAACTTCTTCTTCATATATATTAATTTGCTTTACAGCGATTACTGAGATTAATAGTGATAGTAAAAAAATAGTTGATACATGCACGTATTGTATTAGAGGAAGTACTAATAATAAAGAAATAAAAGAACCAACTGTTCCAGGTGCTACTGGACTTAATCCTGAAAATCCTACTGTTAAAAAAAACTTTCTTAAATTCAAATTCGATCCTTATTTTTTCTTTTCAATACCAAGTTTTTTTCTTTTTTCCCAAAGTGATTTTCTTGAAATTCCTAATTTTTTAGAAAGTTCTGTATCTGGGTATTTTGATTGGTATGATAAAACCATTAATTTTACATAATCATTAATTGTCATAATATTTGTATTACTCATTAATAAGTTTCCATCGTTAAACTCCACTTTTCTAAATGGAAAATCATCTTCAGTTTCAAGTGATGAAATAACACAATCTTTATCTTCAATAAGTTTGATTAAATTTTCTTTAGCACTTCTTTTTAATGAATGATAATCAGTTAGGTATATAATAGTTTTCTTATCTTCAATAGCATTTAATTGCTTTTGCCATGTATTGTTTCCAAGTGAAATAAAACTAATTGGTTTATCTAGTTTACGTGATAATTCAAATACTAATTTATCTGCACATTTTTGTGAGTTTGATTCTATTAATGAAGGAAAAGATGGTGGTAATAAAACATCACTACT
This sequence is a window from Poseidonibacter parvus. Protein-coding genes within it:
- a CDS encoding phosphatidylglycerophosphatase A, yielding MNLRKFFLTVGFSGLSPVAPGTVGSFISLLLVLPLIQYVHVSTIFLLSLLISVIAVKQINIYEEEVGQHDGKEIVIDELAGMWIAISICGITQENMIIMAPLAFIYFRIFDIWKPSVIGRIDRDVKGGWGVMGDDIVAGIAAGVATSGTYQLLTMYVL
- the carA gene encoding glutamine-hydrolyzing carbamoyl-phosphate synthase small subunit → MQKVWIYLENGTFLEAKSFGASGTSVGEIVFNTSLTGYQEIISDPSYAGQFVTFTMPEIGNVGVNANDMESNTCHCKGVLVRNYHNDYSNYRGEDNLDSLLKEHNVLGICSIDTRYLTKMLRDEGAMMMIASTEISSKEELAKQLAASPRIEDINYIEQVSTKEPYIHKFGAWNHQELSYNKAVMSDKKVVVVDFGVKRNILNELVESGLEVEVIPSSFKAADLIARFEAKEIGGIFLSNGPGDPLTLTEEKKQVQLLIDANIPMFAICLGHQMLSIAHGFDTYKLKFGQHGGNHPVANPDNVVEITAQNHNYNVPDNIIEIAEITHQNLFDNTIEGVKYKNKEIFSVQHHPEASPGPHESKYIFNEFAKIVK
- a CDS encoding adenylosuccinate synthase, which translates into the protein MSKADLIVGIQWGDEGKGKMVDMLAQNYDMVCRSQGGHNAGHTIWVDGVRYALHLIPSGVLNPKAINIIGNGVVLSPESIIKEMEQFGDLTGRLFISDKAHLNLPYHALIDQAKERLKGDKAIGTTGKGIGPAYAEKISRSGFRVGELLNPSKLTTAILEYFAQNRAIFDVLEIDTPKEDELLELLTSYKDALAPLIANTTNMVWDAIDADKKILLEGAQGTLLDIDHGTYPYVTSSSTVSAGACTGLGISPKDIGMVTGIVKAYTTRVGNGPFPSEDFTDEGQKIADIGKEVGVTTGRGRRCGWFDAIAVKHAARLNGCDQLSLMKLDVLDGFPKIKICVAYDLNGERIDYMPSDLDNVKPIYEEFDGWDTLVGARDYDALPVNAKKYIEKIEEVTSVKVGIVSTSPERADTIIRG
- a CDS encoding DUF507 family protein; protein product: MRMKTHHTPYISRRITRDLLTCEFVEIRKEKHSIEAQVERILDEDIDKEYDLDEKVDNILDEQEEEIEFHNADRRQLFWMTKKRLANDFGVILNNEDRFSDIAHQILDYLWDEDYIHYRCSDNQIKNVIFASIDQFMKGFEEADSDVLAKLKTYKRKLIPGTEDYDVVYHRLYEEELIKRGLI
- a CDS encoding response regulator, which encodes MNILIIENEIYLAQKVVSRLLDDGHSCDYIESPNIDNLTKDYDIVLLSTSLPAPLCKNIIKRYSEKKSIILLLVSYISDETVTNPIKDGAKDYIMKPFIMDELVRKIYHYKECRSMKRELQTLREYIDFMMADIDSSDVLLPPSFPSLIESNSQKCADKLVFELSRKLDKPISFISLGNNTWQKQLNAIEDKKTIIYLTDYHSLKRSAKENLIKLIEDKDCVISSLETEDDFPFRKVEFNDGNLLMSNTNIMTINDYVKLMVLSYQSKYPDTELSKKLGISRKSLWEKRKKLGIEKKK
- a CDS encoding ATP phosphoribosyltransferase regulatory subunit, with product MVFEHEIPKGSRLYFGKVARAKRALENKVCAILDDKGFEEIITPNFSYSQHQSIENEKKLIKFSDEKNEQVALRADSTLDVVRIISKRLGRTTDHKKWFYVQPTFTYPSTEEYQIGCEWIGHNNIADIMNLTTDILKALNVEPILQVSNINIPKLVAKELNIDIDLFKNGEIASLFKLKCDWLNKLIKVKSIEDLEGIVNIVPSSIQDQLKKLLTRAKEVNYSNMIIAPLYYGSLKYYDGIYYRVISDNLTVCKGGMYSSEGSCSLGFALYTDSLLKILED